The following DNA comes from Carassius auratus strain Wakin chromosome 46, ASM336829v1, whole genome shotgun sequence.
cagaaacattattatcaatgctgaaaacagttgtgctgcttaatatttttatgcaaactGTGATACGTTTGATGAATAGGTAGTGTATATTCGGGTTCATACCTTGGAACTTGGTTTCTGTGCTTCTCTCCAGATGAGGGCTGGTTACACAGGGCTGTAAAGATAAGAGACCGTGTTCACATCATTGAGGAGCTTCAGCTGTTCAggaagaaacaaccaatcaataATATGGTGATATCACAAAAACAGGTACATGATACACCTAGCACCCATTAAAAACCAGCATAGAATCCAGGTATATACTGTAGTACAAATGCTTTTAGATCCCCCAAAAATCTTAGGATATGCACTTTTGTTCAACAGAACAGTATCTTTGTGAGCGCTGCCACTGGAGTGGTGCAAGTACCCCTGTCATCCTGTGAGCGCTACACCTCCTGTTATGACTGTGTGTTTGCAAGAGATCCGCTCTGCGGCTGGGATGGTAGAGTGTGTGCTGAAATAGCAGCTTACGCTAACAGGTAAGTGCAGGAATCTGGTATTTTGTATGTTACCATAGTGCAAAAGTCATTTTTGTGTCAATGCCAGATTATTTTTGATAAACATtgctagggatgcacaatatcaTGTCACCATATCAGATACCAGCATTGACTTtttattggctaatattagatGTTTGATCTTTGCTTATTTTAAGATTTTGATtcaaacagtatatatttttctacagcagatttaaaatctcaaaaaataaaCTGTTGCACACTTGAAtccttaaagaaaaataaaaaaccaaGCTTTCGGTCTACAGcagatttagagaaaaaaaactattatcttTATTGGATATATTTTGTGCTATAATGTTGTAATGCCTAAATTAACTAGCATagaaatgtttttcattatatataataaatatttattttacatgatattttgcattattaaaaaaataattcttaagaCAATGCATTTAGCtgtttttgtcttgtattttATGATAAACAGTGCAGTTCATTGTATCTCCACATTTATGAGTctgctttaaatgtaaatacacaaatgAGGAATACTGAGAAATTAACAACATTAGGCACCTTAAATAAACATCTGATGGTAAACTTTCCAATGAGATAAAAGTTGTTAGAAGATGTGCATCAGTGAGAGTGGGATTATTGTTCTTGCAATGTGATTTAAACCATTAGCAGTCCTAATAAAGATACCAGCCAGTTGGTGAGAAAAGTGACTAATTTTCTTTCTAAAGCCCGTTTTTCCTTTTATTGGTCTCTTGGTGTTAATTTTCAGGCCCAGtgtccaaaattcattcacagtATGTTCTGCATGCTTTGATTAATGCTTTTAATAAGTGCAACTCTGTGTCTTGTAGATACAATCTTGTCCAGGATGTCCAGATGGGAAGCAGAGGCTGTACTAATATTACAAGCGATGGTGTGTTTGCATGTGAATAATTTCCGAGCAACCTAGTCAAGTGACTTTTAAGAGTAGACTAATAATGCCTAACATTACATCTTACAGGTTTTGTCATGCACCGGACACGTTCAGTGATGGCAGGAGATGATGTTCTGTTACAGTGTGAAATTCGTTCAAACCTGGCCACCCCTCACTGGACGCTGAACGGTCAGAAGCTGCTAGGTTATGGCGTAGACTTCGGCTACCGCACCGGCACTGATGGCCTCCTTATCATTGGAACTCAGAATCAGCAAAGTGGACACTACCGCTGTTACGCTGTAGAGAACGGTGTCTGGGTTCCCATTCGCAGTTACGTGGTATGGGTCCAACCTGTTCCGCCTCCTGCATCACATTCTTCGGGAATTCCAACGGCTTTACCCGAAAGTTTCTTCACTACCACAACTGCGCCAACTCTGAGTCCTTCCAGCGGTCCTGTTAAGCAACTTCTGTCGCCCCCACCGGGGCTGTTGCCTTCTGGACCGGAGCTCCAGAACTACAGACACATGGAGGCTATGTATATCTCTCTGGTGGCTGTTCTCGGTGGGCTTTGTCTGGTTCTAACAGTGGTCCTCCTGTACGTTAGCTTCTGTGCACACAACTCTTCCAATGCCAGAAAGTACTCCCAGCAAGCTCTGTCCATAACCATGGCAGCCGAAAGAAAGAGGAGCTCGCACTTTGAGCTTAAAACCATCTCCAGCCACTGCAATGGCAGAACGGAGGGGCGTAGCAGAGCGATGTCAAGAGACGGAGAGTTTCTACAGATCGTTCCAGCGGACATCCTGACCACGTCTAGCAAGGAACCTCCGCCTGCACCGCCACTTCCTATGCCGCCGCCCCTGCCTGCATCGGAGTATGCCAATGGTCTGTCAGCCACGTTGCCCAGTGTGCTAAGAAAGATGAACGGGAATAGCTACGTGCTCCTGAGGCAGACAGACACGGAAATGACGTCTCCGCTTTACCACTCCTTCACCGAGGAGCTCAACAGGATTCTAgaaaagagaaaacacacacagttgGACATCCAGCCAGATGAGAGCTCAGTGTAGCGTGATCTCGCACCACTACTATATCGCCCCCTTGTGGTCTGGAAGCTTACATTTTGTATAAGAGCCAGAAGAAAAGTGTTCTGAAGTTCTTCATTGTTACTCAATATACAACTTCAACTTATTTGGCAAGGCGCCTTTGAGAAACATCTCGTGAAAATATTTCTGAGTTTGGTCGAATTTACTTTGGATTTCATAGACATCAAATGTAGCTAAAGACACCTAGACTGTGGACCTCGAAGTGTTAAAATCACATGATGATCTTCAATCAAGAACAAGCAAGACTGAATTTggttatgttgttttgttttaaaggagAAGTAAGAGACTTAAGAACACTGTCCAAAGACTTTCTCAGCAAAGAAATGCACATTTGTACATAGTCAATGTGGTATTATTGCTTAAATGCAGACgtttacagatttttttgtttttgcctaaTTGCACCTGATTTAAATAACAACAATTTTATTATCAAAGGACTAATAGTCAAAACTTCCTTGCTagttcattaataattcaaaaagaGTTTGGGTTTCGAGCCTATTGGGAACATTTCACAAATGTGAGGGCACATGTTTTTGAGCTTTGGACTTTTTACACAGTTTCACACTAGATTGGAGTCAGATTGCACAGAGACTATTTGGATTGCAGGAGCAGCGAGTGTAAGCACATGTGCCATTAACATCTATACAGATACAGAGATGGTCATTTTCAGAGCCACTCAGCTGTAGAATTCAAGGGATGAGTTGTGTTTCTCTTTGGCAGTGTGTCAGAAGGAGTGAATAGATCTCACAATGGAAGAAACTCTATCTGATGCATGATTTCCCTGTCAAATGAGATGCTCACAAATGGAAGTAAAAGCCAAAATGCCAGGACATTTGAAGTTAATTAATTTTCTGCATTTTGTATGCATGACAGTGCACCTGGTTAATTGACTTTTAAACCTCAGACATAAAGGTATTTCTACCAGGGCTGTcagtttattattgtaatttacaaaaaattaatttgttaaaatcaGATGCACTAGTTAAAATGTTTGGggttattgtttttgaaagaagtttcttcatatgctcaccaaggctgcatttatttgatggaaatacaaaaatattctgtaatattctgaaatactataaacatttaaaataactgttttctaaaatgtcatttattcctgtgacggcaaAACTGAATGGTCAgcattcttcagtgtcacgtgacccttcagaattcattctattTCAAATATTGACTGAGATTAATTAGATTCATTAATCAGCatattgtaattaatttgattacatttcagCTGACAAGCCTAATATCTTTACATCTTTGTGTTATTCTTGCTTTGTGTATTGTGACCCTGGTTTTGTTCTGGTTTCTCAACAGTGTTACACAGAGACGTGTTGAGTCAGCTCTAGTCGTTTCTCCCTAGTGGCTTTCCCAGCTTGTGCTGCTCTGATTGTCAGTGTTGCTGACAGGAATAGCACTGCTTAGCAAGGACTCAATCAAGATGCAGAGAGAGATGTGGAGTCTTTTCTTACAACTGCAGAAAGAGTAGGGAGAGAGATGATGTGCTTGTTTTGGCCAGGAAGTCGTGAAGCTATCACAAGTGCCATCACTGACTCAGTGTGCTTCAGCTCATCTCTTTTTCACTTTCTctcacttttttctttcattcaggTGTTATTTTGCATCCACTTATTTCAATTGCATATGAGTGTCAACCTATGCATTTAATtctttaaaagtgacagtaaaaacataaaatgttacaagaGATTTCTGTAAATAGTGATCCATACatcattccattaaaaaaaaacaacaacaacatgatttttgaaattatgacaatattatgaaatgttccttgagcaccaaatcagcaaatcagATTACTTTCTGAATGAGCATGTGACActtaaaactggagtaatgatgctgaaaatgtagctttgctgtcacaggaataaattacattttaaaatgttatttgaaattgtaataatatttctcaatattcctgtttttatagtatttttgaccaaattaatgcatccttgtgagCACAGGAGGCTGAAATGTTAATTCACTAGTGGAGAAA
Coding sequences within:
- the LOC113063653 gene encoding semaphorin-4G-like, with the translated sequence ILSQLLFVCHSQGDIGGQRTLQRKWTSFLKARLVCAIPDYELHFNVLRSVFVVEGSSGHDSVFYGVFGLEWRNVKMSAVCQYSLRDVQTAFDGPYMELQDTKWREYTGKVPEPRPGSCITDQHRALLINSSRDLPDNVLNFARRHALMSRQIQPVGGRPVLLQRSTDYTKIVVKQVVGLDGHVYDMLYIGTDEGWLHRAVKIRDRVHIIEELQLFRKKQPINNMVISQKQNSIFVSAATGVVQVPLSSCERYTSCYDCVFARDPLCGWDGRVCAEIAAYANRYNLVQDVQMGSRGCTNITSDGFVMHRTRSVMAGDDVLLQCEIRSNLATPHWTLNGQKLLGYGVDFGYRTGTDGLLIIGTQNQQSGHYRCYAVENGVWVPIRSYVVWVQPVPPPASHSSGIPTALPESFFTTTTAPTLSPSSGPVKQLLSPPPGLLPSGPELQNYRHMEAMYISLVAVLGGLCLVLTVVLLYVSFCAHNSSNARKYSQQALSITMAAERKRSSHFELKTISSHCNGRTEGRSRAMSRDGEFLQIVPADILTTSSKEPPPAPPLPMPPPLPASEYANGLSATLPSVLRKMNGNSYVLLRQTDTEMTSPLYHSFTEELNRILEKRKHTQLDIQPDESSV